From the Ruania alkalisoli genome, one window contains:
- a CDS encoding GTP-binding protein, with amino-acid sequence MSEVVETARPADGVGTVLGHRVEEISAALDAAGDLIPSEAHDQAQADLRRVMRRLELGVDYTVVALVGGTGSGKSSLFNAVSHLEFADVGVIRPTTARAAACVWGSKATALLDFLQVAPDRRIQRESALDGDSEDDLAGLVLLDLPDHDSVESGHADQVQRLLPLIDLLVWVVDPQKYADNVLHEEYLRALADRHEAMVVVINQIDRLPDAARDRVRSDVQRLLVEDGLADVRIEMVSAREGSGVDQLRALLARVISGESVAARTARDETAAICRRLSVHLGPQDPQPPSAQETAERLALAAGVPSVAESVRTAVSSARAVALAPVQEPASSRIQAIRDRWIAQATEGLPGAWTEAVLEGVASSEEFGAHVWQALSGSALPSGRDRAAATLRLLGLVIGGFAVALVIAAGAVMSTSGVVAASMAGAALAQVFVCIAFLIAARRRRRQTGHERAEDYLQRTTDALRVVVEDDLVEPTAAPLQRHAIVRRGISSPDR; translated from the coding sequence GTGAGTGAAGTCGTCGAGACCGCCCGCCCGGCCGATGGTGTCGGCACCGTGCTCGGTCACCGGGTGGAGGAGATCTCGGCAGCGCTCGACGCCGCTGGTGACCTGATCCCCTCCGAAGCCCATGACCAGGCTCAGGCGGATCTTCGGCGCGTCATGCGCCGGCTCGAGCTCGGCGTGGACTACACGGTCGTGGCCCTGGTCGGAGGAACCGGGTCCGGCAAGTCGAGCCTGTTCAACGCGGTCTCCCATCTTGAGTTCGCAGATGTCGGTGTGATCCGCCCGACGACGGCGCGCGCTGCGGCCTGCGTGTGGGGCAGCAAGGCGACGGCGCTGCTGGACTTCCTCCAGGTCGCACCGGACCGGCGCATCCAGCGTGAGTCCGCCCTCGACGGTGACTCCGAGGACGATCTGGCGGGCTTGGTCCTGCTGGATCTGCCCGACCATGACTCGGTCGAATCCGGCCACGCCGATCAGGTCCAGCGTCTGTTGCCGCTCATCGATCTGCTCGTGTGGGTCGTGGACCCGCAGAAGTACGCCGACAACGTCCTGCACGAGGAGTACCTGCGAGCACTGGCCGACCGGCACGAGGCGATGGTCGTGGTGATCAACCAGATCGACCGCCTGCCGGATGCCGCCCGCGACCGCGTGCGGTCCGACGTGCAGCGCCTCCTGGTCGAGGACGGTCTTGCCGACGTGCGCATCGAGATGGTCTCCGCCCGGGAAGGCTCCGGGGTCGACCAGCTCCGTGCGCTGCTCGCGCGGGTGATCAGTGGAGAGTCGGTTGCCGCGCGGACCGCGAGGGACGAAACCGCGGCGATCTGCCGGCGGCTCTCCGTGCACCTCGGGCCGCAGGATCCGCAACCGCCGTCAGCGCAGGAGACTGCTGAGCGCCTCGCACTGGCCGCCGGAGTGCCCTCGGTCGCCGAGTCGGTCCGGACCGCCGTCAGCTCGGCGCGCGCCGTTGCCCTGGCGCCTGTGCAGGAGCCGGCGAGTAGCAGGATCCAGGCGATCCGGGACCGATGGATTGCGCAGGCCACCGAAGGGCTCCCGGGAGCGTGGACAGAGGCCGTGCTCGAAGGGGTGGCGTCATCGGAGGAGTTCGGGGCGCACGTCTGGCAGGCGCTGTCGGGCTCCGCGCTCCCTTCTGGTCGTGACCGGGCCGCTGCGACGTTGCGGCTGCTCGGGCTCGTCATCGGCGGCTTCGCCGTGGCACTGGTGATCGCCGCTGGAGCCGTGATGTCCACCTCGGGTGTGGTGGCGGCATCGATGGCCGGGGCCGCACTCGCGCAGGTGTTCGTGTGCATCGCGTTCCTGATCGCGGCTCGTCGCCGGCGCCGGCAGACGGGGCACGAGCGAGCCGAGGACTACCTCCAGCGCACAACCGATGCACTCCGGGTCGTGGTCGAAGATGATCTGGTCGAACCAACGGCGGCACCGCTGCAGCGTCACGCGATCGTGCGCCGAGGTATCTCCTCGCCTGATCGCTGA
- a CDS encoding single-stranded DNA-binding protein codes for MVNEVDVTIRGYIGHDPTLMHGEGKVPYLRLNVGSTPRIRDREGQWSDGATQWFAVKFFGEFAVNVARSIRRGDAVVARGRLEHEEYVSRDGEDRWSATIIANAFGPDLRHAEANVRRSSWAAEVAQRAAERAQHGLPDVSGMEEVPENWDTRTDQAEFGTGDADGADDPQHDGADPGELASTDRPVSEELLVERVSA; via the coding sequence ATGGTCAACGAGGTGGATGTGACGATCCGCGGCTACATCGGGCACGACCCGACCCTCATGCACGGTGAAGGCAAAGTGCCGTACCTGCGCCTGAATGTGGGGAGCACCCCGCGCATCCGGGACCGTGAGGGTCAATGGTCGGACGGGGCGACGCAATGGTTCGCAGTCAAGTTCTTCGGTGAGTTCGCCGTCAATGTTGCCAGGAGCATCCGGCGGGGAGACGCCGTGGTTGCCCGTGGTCGGCTCGAGCACGAGGAGTACGTGAGCAGGGACGGTGAGGATCGGTGGAGCGCCACGATCATCGCGAACGCGTTCGGGCCGGATCTGCGTCACGCCGAGGCGAACGTGCGCCGGAGCAGCTGGGCAGCCGAGGTGGCCCAGCGAGCGGCGGAACGGGCCCAGCACGGTCTTCCGGATGTCTCCGGCATGGAGGAGGTGCCCGAGAACTGGGACACGAGGACAGATCAGGCTGAGTTCGGCACCGGCGATGCAGATGGTGCTGACGACCCGCAACACGACGGGGCAGATCCCGGTGAGCTGGCGTCCACCGACCGACCGGTGAGCGAGGAGTTGCTGGTCGAGCGGGTCTCCGCCTGA